Proteins encoded together in one Oncorhynchus mykiss isolate Arlee chromosome 7, USDA_OmykA_1.1, whole genome shotgun sequence window:
- the LOC110511356 gene encoding PEST proteolytic signal-containing nuclear protein isoform X1: MADYNKHSSKRLSDDGAGPEEKEGSVKTKTVSSSTGGGGKRSAQEVSPGPGKVSTSSHPVPPAPKVSKIGFGLISQPIKKPAPISIKLGASKPKEPVPVPAKKPALASVFNVDSDDSEEEMPAEAKMRMKNIGRETPTSAGPNSFNKGKQGFSDHQKLWERKLKSQTDTDQ, from the exons ATGGCGGACTACAACAAGCACAGCAGCAAGCGGCTCTCCGATGATGGAG CAGGACCGGAGGAGAAGGAAGGCAGTGTGAAAACTAAGACTGTCTCTTCCAGCACTGGAGGAGGGGGGAAACGCTCGGCCCAGGAGGTCAGCCCTGGCCCGGGGAAGGTGTCCACCTCGAGCCACCCGGTACCCCCAGCCCCCAAAGTCTCCAAGATAGGATTTGGTCTGATCAGCCAGCCTATAAAGAAGCCTGCGCCTATCTCCATCAAGCTGGGTGCTAGT AAACCCAAAGAGCCTGTACCTGTACCTGCCAAGAAACCAGCTCTGGCCTCGGTTTTCAATGTTGACTCTGATGAT AGTGAGGAGGAGATGCCTGCAGAAGCCAAGATGAGGATGAAGAACATTGGCAG GGAGACGCCCACGTCAGCAGGCCCCAACTCCTTCAACAAGGGGAAGCAGGGATTCTCCGACCACCAGAAGCTCTGGGAGAGGAAGCTCAAGTCTCAGACGGACACTGACCAATAG
- the LOC110511356 gene encoding PEST proteolytic signal-containing nuclear protein isoform X2 — translation MADYNKHSSKRLSDDGGPEEKEGSVKTKTVSSSTGGGGKRSAQEVSPGPGKVSTSSHPVPPAPKVSKIGFGLISQPIKKPAPISIKLGASKPKEPVPVPAKKPALASVFNVDSDDSEEEMPAEAKMRMKNIGRETPTSAGPNSFNKGKQGFSDHQKLWERKLKSQTDTDQ, via the exons ATGGCGGACTACAACAAGCACAGCAGCAAGCGGCTCTCCGATGATGGAG GACCGGAGGAGAAGGAAGGCAGTGTGAAAACTAAGACTGTCTCTTCCAGCACTGGAGGAGGGGGGAAACGCTCGGCCCAGGAGGTCAGCCCTGGCCCGGGGAAGGTGTCCACCTCGAGCCACCCGGTACCCCCAGCCCCCAAAGTCTCCAAGATAGGATTTGGTCTGATCAGCCAGCCTATAAAGAAGCCTGCGCCTATCTCCATCAAGCTGGGTGCTAGT AAACCCAAAGAGCCTGTACCTGTACCTGCCAAGAAACCAGCTCTGGCCTCGGTTTTCAATGTTGACTCTGATGAT AGTGAGGAGGAGATGCCTGCAGAAGCCAAGATGAGGATGAAGAACATTGGCAG GGAGACGCCCACGTCAGCAGGCCCCAACTCCTTCAACAAGGGGAAGCAGGGATTCTCCGACCACCAGAAGCTCTGGGAGAGGAAGCTCAAGTCTCAGACGGACACTGACCAATAG